A segment of the Agarivorans albus genome:
ATCCAAGCCCAACTAGCCACGTGCATTCCATGTCCTATGATTCAATCCTTACTATTAGTGTTATTTAACGTTTCTTGGATTGCATTGTCGAGTCTTCTAGCAAAGCTTTTACCTTTATTTACAGTTGCTTTGGCTAAACCTGGTGTTTAGCTTGACCCAAGCGATAAAGCTGCAAAATCCAAGAGAAGACCAGTTTTGCATCCAGTGGACGTACCAAACTTGTCTTAGCTAAAACGAATTGAGTAGGCGATAAGATCATTTGCCGTTTATCAATAAGCGCTTCTGCGTAGGCAAGCGGAAACTCGGGATGTCCTTGAATAGCAAAGGTATGTTGGCCAATTTGGAACATAAAGTTAGGGCAAAAGTCGCTACTGGCTAGCAACTGGGCTTGTGCTGGAAGAGCGCTTACTTGGTCTTGGTGGCTCACCAAGATGGATAAGCTTTCTTGCTCAGTCGGCTCTGCCCAAGTGGGCGCTTGAATAAGGGCGTTTTTAGCCACGCCTAAACCCCAACCCGCACTTGATTTTTCAACCTTGCCCTCTAGTGCACGAGCAATGATTTGATGACCAAAACAAATTCCTGCCAAGGGGCGCTGCAATTGTTCACACTGCTGTACCCAAGCCACTAATTGTAAAATCCACGGCTGTTGATCGTAGGCATTATGTCGGCTGCCGGTAATTAAAAAGCCATCAAATTGATTGAGCTTAGGTAGCTCACTGTTAAGTACATTGAACACTTCAAACTGTAGTTGTGAATCTTGTTCGCTCAGATGCTTGATGAACATATCGGGATATTCACCATGAATTTCAGCAAGTTGCTTATCAACTCGGTCACAATTTAGAATCGCAATTTGCATAGTAAAAACCTAAAGAATAGCTATATATTGACCATAAGCTGTTAAATAAACTGTATCAAGTATGGAATAAAATTTAATATTTGTGTAGTTTTGTTCATTATTGGGTAACAGTTGATGGATTCATCCGGAGGGAACATGGCGCAGCAGGATCTAGCTTATTGGCAACAACAAGCGCGGGAATTGGAATTTCCCACTAAGGCATTTATTAACGGAGCGTTTGTGGATGCGCAATCAGGAATAACCTTTAGCAGCATTAACCCTGCGACCGGACAAGTACTAGCCGAGGTGGCTGAGTGTGATGCTGCCGATGTTGAATTGGCGGTGAGCGCAGCACGAACAGCCTATCAAAGTGGAGTGTGGTCAAACCTTCCGCCGGCCGAG
Coding sequences within it:
- a CDS encoding glutamine amidotransferase-related protein, with product MQIAILNCDRVDKQLAEIHGEYPDMFIKHLSEQDSQLQFEVFNVLNSELPKLNQFDGFLITGSRHNAYDQQPWILQLVAWVQQCEQLQRPLAGICFGHQIIARALEGKVEKSSAGWGLGVAKNALIQAPTWAEPTEQESLSILVSHQDQVSALPAQAQLLASSDFCPNFMFQIGQHTFAIQGHPEFPLAYAEALIDKRQMILSPTQFVLAKTSLVRPLDAKLVFSWILQLYRLGQAKHQV